In a genomic window of Deltaproteobacteria bacterium:
- the lgt gene encoding prolipoprotein diacylglyceryl transferase: MHPVLFHVGPFALHTYGVFVAMAFLSAIGLALKEARRVGEDADQILDLCFYILIAAIAGSRILYVMIEWPTFANDPVEIVRIWHGGLIFYGGFFGAVMTALLYVRKKGLPVWKTADIIAPSIAFGQFVGRLGCFSAGCCYGKPSSLAWAVTFTHPESLAPIGIALHPTQLYSSLNGLVIFGLLTGLTRVKRFQGQIFWTYVLLYSVTRSIIEFFRGDDRGILLGGMVSISQLIGVITAAIAVAMIIVLTRRKR, from the coding sequence ATGCATCCCGTCCTCTTTCACGTAGGTCCATTTGCCCTCCACACATATGGCGTTTTTGTAGCCATGGCTTTCCTCTCGGCCATAGGCTTGGCGCTCAAAGAAGCGCGGAGGGTTGGTGAAGATGCCGATCAGATCCTGGACCTCTGTTTCTACATTCTTATCGCTGCTATCGCAGGGTCCCGAATACTCTATGTCATGATTGAATGGCCTACCTTTGCAAACGACCCTGTTGAAATCGTCCGCATATGGCACGGGGGACTCATATTTTACGGCGGGTTTTTCGGCGCAGTCATGACAGCGTTGTTGTATGTCAGAAAAAAAGGACTCCCGGTTTGGAAGACCGCTGACATCATAGCGCCCTCTATTGCCTTCGGACAATTTGTGGGGCGTCTTGGGTGCTTTTCTGCCGGGTGTTGCTATGGGAAACCTTCCAGCCTTGCCTGGGCCGTTACCTTTACACATCCCGAGTCCTTGGCGCCCATAGGGATAGCTCTCCATCCAACCCAGCTCTATTCGTCTCTGAACGGCCTTGTGATCTTCGGGCTCCTCACAGGACTAACGCGTGTCAAGAGGTTCCAGGGCCAGATTTTTTGGACGTACGTTTTGCTCTATAGCGTAACCCGATCCATCATTGAGTTTTTTCGAGGAGACGACCGGGGCATACTCCTGGGAGGGATGGTTTCCATATCTCAGTTAATCGGTGTGATCACGGCGGCAATCGCCGTAGCCATGATCATAGTACTAACGAGGCGGAAGCGATGA
- a CDS encoding tetratricopeptide repeat protein, with translation MRLFCSRYCQTVFFILFILSILSCSSDPAEKRAKHMKRGDDYFEKQEFKKAIIEYKNAIQAEPKFAQGHYHLAQAYLKTAQPKQAFGELSRTVDLDPDNLDAQLKLGQFYLVGKKTQEAGEKADFVLEKEAKNIDALFLRMGVLLQEGKPSKAAEVLKEVTLLDQKNVRAYISLARIAGSQRRFAEAKHYLTEAVTASPKDPAVRLELARFYEHQGDFDEALREFQNAIAKNPEDIALLGQLGNFYLRRGNSKASEETYLKMAERSPDRVGSKMTMGAFYASQKKWQQAIEWMQKAQELQPQNLEIQNAIASLYMDSGRPEETQRLIDVVLKKDDSNLRARLLKARLLFRKKQLPEAADVLEAIVRDHPSHSGAYYYLGLVYLASKEHNKAKGALLKAVEYNPGNLNARIFLAEAFVAERAADLALEHIKVVLARDPKHFRAHVLRANAYLLKRDFKKARNAYLHATEIRPENPAPYYQLAQLDRHERRYGEAMKLLDKVLTLKADHIGALAAKVSLLMAQEQTAKAVSLLDDKIRQNEKTPRLAAIFLEMKGSVLFLRKDYRHSEIAFKKALELNSDLVAPYLSLARLYLAKNETAKAIAQYQEILEKRPKFIQARMALGAIYDAEGNTANARQTYEKVLEIDPKFAPAANNLAWLLVQQGQDPDRALNLAKKAKARLPDDPSVADTLGLAFIVKGLYASAISELSDAAEKMPRNPTILYHLGLAHWKNNEAEQAVEALNTALEIEHPFAEREAAGNLLAEIKASES, from the coding sequence ATGAGGCTTTTTTGCAGCCGTTATTGCCAAACCGTTTTTTTCATCCTTTTCATCCTTTCTATCCTCTCCTGCAGCAGCGACCCTGCCGAGAAAAGGGCAAAGCACATGAAGAGGGGAGATGACTATTTTGAAAAGCAGGAATTCAAGAAAGCCATTATTGAGTACAAGAATGCCATCCAGGCTGAACCAAAATTTGCGCAGGGCCATTACCATCTTGCCCAGGCCTATCTGAAGACTGCGCAGCCCAAACAGGCATTTGGGGAACTATCCAGGACAGTTGACCTGGATCCTGACAATTTGGATGCTCAGCTCAAGCTAGGCCAGTTCTATCTTGTGGGCAAAAAAACGCAAGAGGCCGGCGAAAAGGCAGATTTCGTCTTAGAAAAAGAGGCGAAAAACATCGATGCGTTGTTTTTGAGGATGGGTGTCCTCCTCCAGGAGGGCAAGCCCTCAAAAGCCGCAGAAGTTCTCAAGGAAGTGACGCTCCTGGACCAAAAGAATGTCAGAGCTTACATCTCACTTGCACGTATCGCCGGAAGCCAAAGACGTTTTGCTGAGGCCAAACATTATCTCACAGAAGCTGTAACTGCCAGCCCGAAGGACCCTGCCGTCAGACTTGAACTCGCCCGTTTTTATGAGCATCAAGGGGATTTTGACGAAGCGCTAAGAGAATTTCAAAACGCCATTGCCAAGAACCCGGAAGACATCGCTCTCCTTGGTCAATTGGGAAACTTCTATCTCCGTCGGGGCAATTCCAAGGCATCCGAGGAGACCTACCTTAAGATGGCTGAAAGGTCGCCTGACCGCGTGGGTTCGAAGATGACCATGGGCGCTTTTTATGCGTCGCAGAAAAAGTGGCAACAGGCCATCGAGTGGATGCAGAAAGCACAAGAACTGCAACCGCAAAACCTTGAGATTCAAAATGCCATTGCATCTCTGTACATGGACAGTGGCAGACCGGAAGAAACGCAACGGCTTATTGATGTAGTGCTGAAAAAGGATGACAGCAACCTGCGAGCTCGTCTGTTAAAAGCGCGTCTGCTCTTCAGAAAAAAACAACTACCAGAGGCAGCAGACGTTCTTGAAGCCATAGTCAGGGACCATCCAAGTCATTCAGGTGCGTACTACTATCTTGGGCTTGTCTATCTGGCCTCAAAAGAACACAACAAGGCAAAAGGGGCATTGCTCAAAGCCGTGGAATATAATCCCGGCAATCTGAATGCCCGAATCTTCCTGGCTGAAGCTTTTGTTGCCGAACGCGCGGCAGACTTGGCCCTTGAGCATATCAAGGTAGTTCTTGCCAGAGATCCTAAACACTTCCGAGCTCATGTGTTAAGGGCTAACGCCTATCTTTTAAAGCGGGATTTCAAAAAGGCACGGAATGCCTATTTACATGCAACGGAGATACGTCCTGAAAATCCTGCGCCTTACTACCAGTTGGCCCAACTGGACCGCCATGAACGACGCTATGGCGAGGCCATGAAGCTCTTGGATAAAGTGCTGACTTTGAAAGCTGATCATATAGGCGCTCTGGCAGCAAAGGTCTCCCTGCTCATGGCCCAAGAACAGACTGCCAAAGCGGTTTCATTGCTGGATGATAAAATCCGGCAGAATGAAAAAACCCCCAGGTTGGCAGCTATCTTCCTTGAAATGAAGGGCAGTGTCCTGTTTTTGCGGAAGGACTATAGGCACAGTGAGATCGCCTTCAAGAAAGCGCTGGAGCTAAACTCCGATCTGGTAGCTCCTTATCTATCCTTGGCCCGTCTTTATCTGGCCAAGAATGAAACAGCCAAGGCAATCGCCCAGTACCAGGAAATCCTGGAAAAACGACCAAAATTCATCCAGGCCCGTATGGCTTTGGGTGCAATATATGACGCAGAAGGAAATACTGCAAACGCGCGCCAGACCTATGAAAAGGTTTTGGAAATTGACCCCAAGTTCGCACCTGCCGCCAACAACCTGGCCTGGCTGCTTGTCCAACAAGGGCAGGATCCGGATCGTGCTTTAAACCTTGCAAAAAAAGCGAAAGCGCGCTTGCCGGATGACCCCAGTGTTGCGGACACCCTCGGCCTTGCTTTTATTGTCAAAGGCCTTTATGCCAGCGCCATTTCCGAATTGAGTGATGCCGCAGAAAAGATGCCACGGAATCCTACAATACTCTATCACCTGGGCCTGGCCCACTGGAAAAACAATGAGGCAGAGCAAGCTGTTGAGGCTTTGAATACTGCGCTTGAAATCGAACATCCCTTTGCGGAACGAGAAGCGGCAGGCAATCTCCTCGCAGAAATCAAAGCGTCAGAATCTTAG
- a CDS encoding alkaline phosphatase family protein produces the protein MGFLDKLKNKAKPRAVVVGLDGVPYTLLKDLQSKGHIRNMASIFANGYFGQTSVCIPEISSISWSSFMTGAQSGEHAIFGFMDFEPGTYKMYFPNFTHLKAPPLWEDLAAQGKKTVVINMPATYPARTIDGALISGFVAIDINKAVYPQALIPRLNEMNYRIDVDTMKARQDHEFLFEDLYATLKGREGAVDLLWEEIDWDLLIVVVTGTDRLMHFLWDAYEQGQHHYHRAFLNYYEEVDRFVGRMYDRFLGLDGSEDGLNTFYMLSDHGFTGIKTEVYLNRWLEENGYLKYQKAEPDSIMDIGPGSTAFVMDPSRIYVNLKEKYPLGTVDRADYERVRQEIMEGLEELTFEDGKKIARKIYFKEELYHGPHMDQAPDLVVLSHHGYDLKGKVKTDVVFGRSNLVGMHTQDDAFFYSSSGAECRSIFEAKDIILQPLSD, from the coding sequence GTGGGTTTCTTAGACAAGCTCAAAAACAAAGCGAAACCGCGTGCAGTTGTAGTCGGCCTGGATGGAGTGCCCTACACCTTGCTGAAAGATTTGCAAAGCAAAGGCCACATCCGGAACATGGCCTCAATTTTCGCAAACGGATACTTTGGCCAAACAAGTGTCTGTATTCCGGAAATCTCATCAATCTCCTGGTCATCTTTCATGACAGGCGCCCAATCAGGTGAACATGCAATTTTCGGGTTCATGGACTTCGAACCCGGAACCTACAAGATGTATTTTCCGAATTTTACCCATCTCAAGGCGCCCCCGCTCTGGGAAGACCTTGCTGCACAGGGCAAAAAGACCGTGGTGATCAATATGCCGGCCACCTATCCTGCACGCACAATAGACGGGGCCCTCATATCCGGATTTGTGGCTATTGACATCAACAAGGCAGTATACCCACAGGCTCTCATCCCGCGCTTGAATGAAATGAACTACCGTATCGACGTCGATACCATGAAGGCACGCCAAGACCACGAATTCTTGTTTGAAGATCTGTATGCCACACTCAAAGGGCGAGAAGGGGCTGTCGATTTACTCTGGGAGGAAATCGACTGGGACCTTCTTATCGTAGTAGTCACAGGCACTGACCGATTGATGCATTTCCTGTGGGATGCCTATGAACAGGGGCAGCATCACTATCACCGAGCATTTTTGAATTACTATGAAGAGGTGGATCGATTTGTAGGCCGTATGTACGATAGATTCCTGGGCTTGGATGGTTCGGAGGATGGACTTAACACGTTTTATATGCTTTCCGACCATGGTTTTACAGGTATCAAAACCGAGGTTTACCTGAATCGCTGGCTGGAGGAAAATGGATACTTGAAATACCAGAAAGCGGAACCTGACAGCATTATGGATATCGGCCCGGGATCCACGGCTTTTGTCATGGACCCTTCTCGAATCTATGTTAATCTTAAAGAAAAATATCCTCTGGGAACAGTCGATCGCGCTGACTATGAGCGGGTGCGGCAGGAGATCATGGAAGGACTCGAAGAACTTACTTTCGAAGATGGGAAGAAAATTGCCAGGAAAATATACTTCAAAGAGGAGCTTTATCACGGACCCCATATGGATCAGGCCCCTGACCTGGTTGTACTTTCCCACCACGGATACGACCTTAAGGGCAAAGTGAAAACGGATGTGGTTTTTGGACGTTCAAATCTTGTGGGCATGCATACCCAGGATGACGCTTTTTTTTATAGCAGCAGCGGCGCTGAGTGCAGGTCTATCTTTGAGGCGAAAGACATTATCTTGCAACCCCTTTCCGACTAA
- a CDS encoding HAMP domain-containing histidine kinase: protein MLFVVFLGVYVTLKLNQLSRITHAVISVESTGIRLTENLLEALFSQRSFEKKYLISRDQDFYEQFWKIEEYFSKDLERLGSLMDSSEKRKLFAQAEEMHGHYISIVKTEFGFTTEGQTYSYEELQDEKERTVDGINRRLREIIQMARMDRDKKLQASSRISSRVSRVTAITAAIVIVMGIVISFLNTRSINSPIHLLREKTKEISKGKFEELPNISSPPEIKELVDAFNLMCERLKELDEMKADFISHVSHELRTPLTAIKEASSMLLEGVFLSTPEKQNSLLTIIREECERLIKSVNNILDLSCMETKMMDYYFRQYQLVPVIEEVALKFAPIAIRNKISLDLKLSHDLSPVSIDENRIVQVIENLLGNALKYTSEGGKVIISAIAKKNEKGYVEVSISDTGRGIPEGDMKQIFDKFKRIDAGRETAGGTGLGLSIAKHIIAAHGGRIWVESEPEKGSTFFFTLPVA, encoded by the coding sequence ATGTTATTTGTTGTCTTTCTGGGGGTTTATGTTACCTTGAAACTGAACCAGCTAAGTCGCATCACCCACGCAGTCATATCAGTTGAAAGCACTGGTATCAGACTCACGGAAAACCTCTTGGAGGCCTTGTTTTCTCAAAGGAGTTTTGAAAAGAAGTACCTTATTTCCAGAGACCAGGACTTTTACGAACAATTTTGGAAAATAGAGGAATATTTCTCAAAAGACCTTGAACGACTTGGAAGCCTCATGGATTCGTCTGAAAAAAGGAAATTATTCGCCCAGGCAGAAGAAATGCATGGTCACTACATTTCTATTGTCAAGACAGAATTTGGTTTCACGACCGAAGGTCAGACTTATTCCTATGAAGAACTTCAAGATGAAAAGGAAAGAACTGTTGATGGGATTAACAGGAGGCTGAGAGAGATTATTCAAATGGCCAGAATGGACAGAGACAAGAAATTGCAGGCCTCAAGCCGGATTAGTTCCCGGGTGTCAAGAGTCACGGCCATTACCGCGGCCATAGTCATCGTGATGGGAATTGTCATATCTTTTCTTAACACAAGGAGCATAAATAGTCCTATTCACCTTTTGCGAGAGAAGACCAAGGAAATATCCAAGGGTAAATTCGAAGAGTTGCCCAATATTTCTTCACCCCCGGAAATCAAGGAACTGGTCGACGCGTTTAACTTGATGTGCGAGCGGCTCAAAGAACTGGACGAGATGAAAGCTGATTTTATAAGTCATGTATCCCACGAACTCAGGACACCACTAACTGCCATCAAAGAGGCCTCCAGCATGTTGTTGGAAGGCGTGTTTTTGAGTACGCCGGAAAAACAGAATTCGCTCTTGACGATTATAAGGGAGGAGTGTGAAAGACTCATAAAATCAGTCAACAATATTCTGGATCTATCGTGCATGGAAACAAAGATGATGGATTATTACTTCAGGCAATATCAGCTTGTTCCGGTAATAGAGGAGGTCGCCCTGAAGTTTGCGCCTATTGCCATCAGAAACAAGATCAGCCTTGATTTAAAGCTTTCTCATGATCTGTCTCCCGTTAGCATTGACGAGAACAGGATTGTGCAGGTCATAGAGAACCTGTTGGGAAATGCCCTGAAATATACTTCAGAGGGAGGCAAGGTCATTATTTCTGCTATAGCCAAGAAAAACGAGAAGGGGTATGTTGAAGTCTCAATCTCAGATACCGGCCGTGGAATTCCGGAGGGGGACATGAAACAGATATTTGACAAGTTTAAGAGAATAGATGCGGGAAGGGAAACGGCCGGAGGAACAGGCCTGGGCCTTTCAATCGCAAAACATATCATTGCAGCACATGGAGGCAGAATATGGGTGGAGAGCGAACCAGAAAAGGGAAGTACTTTTTTCTTTACCCTGCCTGTTGCATAG
- a CDS encoding phosphoadenosine phosphosulfate reductase family protein, with product MQEDTERLMNLTLEENIEKSKNIIREALKMFSRDQLFLAWTGGKDSTTMVWLYKQVCEELGQPVPRAMFIDEGHVFEEILDLVDQVKKAWNVNVCIAKNTDVSEKAQNVGDLIRVADLNERNQQEIQRLNYNEDSFPFEPESYVGNHLMKTVAMNVFMEENRVKALSTAIRWDEQEARIEEAYFSPRKDPDHTRVHAILHFKERDIWNAIHKHSIPFCSLYYQGYRSLGAKGSTTKVSDIPAWEQDLENTTERAGRGQDKEQIMSQLRSLGYM from the coding sequence ATGCAGGAAGACACGGAACGTTTGATGAACCTGACCTTGGAAGAAAACATCGAGAAGTCGAAGAACATCATAAGGGAGGCCCTGAAGATGTTTTCCCGAGACCAGCTCTTCTTGGCTTGGACGGGTGGCAAAGACAGCACCACAATGGTGTGGCTATACAAGCAGGTGTGCGAAGAACTGGGGCAGCCCGTACCTCGGGCCATGTTCATTGATGAAGGCCACGTATTTGAAGAGATACTGGATCTAGTGGATCAAGTGAAGAAGGCATGGAATGTTAATGTGTGTATTGCAAAAAATACTGATGTGAGCGAAAAGGCACAAAATGTGGGAGACCTGATTCGAGTGGCTGACCTCAACGAAAGAAACCAGCAGGAAATACAGAGGTTGAACTACAACGAAGATTCGTTTCCTTTCGAACCTGAATCGTACGTGGGCAATCACCTCATGAAAACAGTGGCCATGAATGTGTTCATGGAAGAAAACCGCGTTAAGGCGCTATCCACAGCTATTCGATGGGATGAGCAAGAAGCAAGGATCGAGGAAGCCTATTTCAGCCCAAGGAAAGATCCGGACCACACCAGGGTGCACGCCATCTTGCATTTCAAGGAACGAGATATCTGGAATGCCATCCACAAGCATAGTATCCCATTTTGCTCTCTTTACTACCAGGGCTATAGATCTTTGGGCGCAAAGGGATCCACGACGAAAGTCTCCGATATCCCGGCCTGGGAACAAGACCTCGAGAATACCACTGAACGTGCCGGCAGAGGCCAGGATAAAGAACAAATTATGTCACAGTTGCGATCTCTCGGCTATATGTAA
- a CDS encoding AAA family ATPase, whose amino-acid sequence MYLSHYNLLEKPFQITSDPRFLWLGEKHQEALATLRYGVLDKKGFLLLTGDVGTGKTTLIKTLLHQLDHDTIVATVVDPRLERLEFFNFLAEVFEIEGRFSKKVDFLSRFTRFLNTAHSNDKTVLLIIDEAQELSRELLEEIRLLSNIEKEDSKLLNIFFVGQNEFNKMLMENWCRALRQRITITYQIKPLTEAETGEYVRHRLKIAGAEKEIFRKKSIREIYAFSYGYPRLINIICDHALLTGYVRDLESITPTVVRECAKELTLPGEKRLNQLPLLLTMPRKRKKFLLRPAFYAGLMFVVAFCWYLATTGHKDYIKDARDYYGRFFASSERTSTKNEITKTEAPESEHLQMHRTVTAAQARDTMLPQLAGDDTHQDLPARSWQAGTSGNDNTNRTLADNTDTLDPNPAGGVFTEEDITDAGGPNPAKNSDAPIFSADFNLIVPFNYDTNELLPKAYADLDRLAAAMSQNLHIEIVVKGYTDTLGGRHYNKKLSEFRANIVKSYLVARGTNPMRIRAIGMGGESPREPNATSAGRAANRRVEIEIQTGGT is encoded by the coding sequence ATGTATCTATCCCACTACAATTTGCTTGAAAAACCATTTCAGATAACGTCGGACCCGAGGTTCCTCTGGCTCGGCGAAAAACACCAAGAGGCCCTTGCAACACTCAGATATGGCGTTCTTGACAAAAAGGGTTTCCTGTTACTCACTGGTGACGTGGGCACAGGCAAGACAACACTCATCAAGACGCTGCTCCATCAACTTGACCATGATACTATCGTTGCAACCGTTGTGGATCCCAGGTTGGAAAGGTTGGAGTTTTTCAATTTCCTTGCAGAAGTCTTTGAAATTGAAGGCAGATTCAGCAAGAAAGTCGATTTTCTTTCAAGGTTCACCCGGTTTCTGAATACCGCTCACTCAAATGACAAGACTGTCCTGCTGATTATTGATGAAGCACAAGAACTTTCCAGGGAGCTGCTTGAGGAAATCCGGCTGCTGTCTAACATAGAAAAGGAAGACTCAAAACTTCTGAACATATTTTTTGTAGGCCAGAATGAATTCAACAAAATGTTAATGGAGAATTGGTGCAGGGCTCTCCGGCAACGAATTACGATTACGTACCAAATCAAGCCGTTAACTGAGGCTGAGACGGGAGAATATGTCAGGCATCGCTTGAAGATCGCCGGCGCCGAGAAAGAGATCTTCAGAAAAAAATCAATTCGTGAGATATACGCTTTTTCTTATGGCTATCCGCGTCTTATCAATATCATCTGCGACCATGCATTATTGACAGGCTATGTGAGAGACCTGGAATCGATAACCCCCACTGTTGTAAGAGAATGTGCCAAAGAGCTTACATTGCCGGGTGAAAAAAGACTGAACCAGCTTCCACTCCTGCTCACCATGCCGAGAAAGAGAAAAAAATTCCTATTAAGGCCGGCCTTTTATGCCGGATTAATGTTTGTTGTCGCCTTTTGCTGGTATCTGGCAACTACCGGACATAAAGACTATATCAAGGATGCCAGAGACTATTACGGCCGATTTTTCGCCAGCTCGGAACGTACAAGCACAAAAAATGAAATCACGAAGACCGAAGCGCCGGAATCAGAACACCTCCAAATGCATCGTACTGTCACCGCAGCACAAGCACGTGATACAATGCTACCTCAACTGGCCGGTGATGACACACACCAGGACCTGCCCGCCAGGTCTTGGCAGGCGGGAACATCCGGCAACGACAACACAAACAGAACCTTAGCGGACAATACAGACACACTTGACCCAAACCCTGCTGGTGGGGTCTTCACAGAAGAAGATATCACGGATGCAGGCGGACCAAATCCGGCCAAAAACAGCGATGCCCCCATATTTTCTGCAGATTTCAACCTGATTGTTCCCTTCAACTACGATACGAATGAACTCCTGCCAAAGGCATATGCCGATCTTGACAGGCTTGCTGCAGCTATGTCGCAAAATCTCCATATTGAGATTGTTGTCAAGGGATACACGGACACACTGGGGGGACGCCATTACAACAAAAAACTCTCTGAATTTCGGGCCAATATCGTGAAGAGCTACTTGGTGGCAAGGGGAACTAACCCTATGAGAATACGCGCCATCGGCATGGGAGGAGAAAGCCCGCGTGAGCCAAACGCAACAAGCGCAGGCCGGGCGGCGAATCGGCGAGTTGAGATTGAAATTCAAACTGGCGGTACGTAG